Below is a window of Musa acuminata AAA Group cultivar baxijiao chromosome BXJ3-11, Cavendish_Baxijiao_AAA, whole genome shotgun sequence DNA.
AATTTCTAAGAAAGAGATGTTAAAGAGTGAAGAGTAGTAGAAGAACTCTTTGATTGGCTACTTTATGTGCTCTTGTCCATCCTTCATTACTATTAAAAATAGTTTCGACCACGTTAAAACCTAAAGGATCCCTTGATATATTATCCTTGGATGTAAGTTTTTTTATCTTTCAATTTCACAATAGTGGTAATTGAACTATACTATCAGAGTTTGGGTAATGGTATGCTTGGAATAAACTATTCATATTTTTCCCTTTTGGAACATAACTTTCAATAGGAAAGAATCAATTTTTTCGTTATCCTATTTaggtaaaaaattttaatatttatttatttctatagATACTGAAGTTTATCCATTCTATTATCAGTGGTATTGGGAAGCCTCTATTTATGAACCATGTAACTAGTAAAACATAACATATTAATTTTGTAGATGTTTGCATTAAGGCATTCGCCTTTACGAAACTCCCTAATATTCTTTATATTACTCTCGATAATATCAAAGACTATACCATTAGGTTAAAATAAAACTAGAAGTCGGTGAAAtacttatattattaatatttcaaGCATTTGAACAAATATTATAAGTTCTCGATTGTGTATAACTTTTATATTGATATTGACTTGTTAAGTTTTCATAATTTCTCTCGAGCGCTTGGATTACCCTTAgtgattttaatatatttttttctcacaAAAATATTGAGGGTCGCCTTGTAAGATCTTTAAGTATtacttaattttatattatttatatcagCTTTCTTTATTTGATCTTAAATGAAAGATACATAATTTTATATGGTCAAACTCCTTCTCATGTGCCAATGGTATCATGAATAAGTTAGATAGAGTTATGGTTAGTCTAGATTGGTACTTattctttatgaatttttaagttaTGTTCTTACCACTTAATATCTCTAACCATTCTATGGTTATTGTGTATATTAGCAATACCATCAAGGGTAATTGAGCTTAAAATACTTCAACCATTGGTCTAActatcttgatttttataaaattattaaagacaCTTGTTGTAGGAATTGTCATGTCAAATTGTAAAACTTCCTACTTTCTCATCTGTTAAAGTGGAGTTACATAATATTCAAAACAATTATATCATGACTAACCCTTTTGATGAATCCCTTTATGTTCTAGAGTAGCATATTTAAACTCTAGACTCTattagataaaaaagaatatacTCTAAGGTAAAAGTCTACTTGTGGTTTTGGTTAGGTGACTGATAATACTTACTTTGATAAATCTTTTTATACTTAATatgacaaaaataataatattttaactatcttgaatgaaaagggtcAAAATATCATGTTTTATCAAAATCTTCTTGCCACTACCCTTCAGATTTCTAAAATTATATTTGAATTATCTTGTTAGCTCCTCTCTAAATATGTCACAAAAGATGAAATGCAAGAGGTTGTTTTTAGCTCTATGCCTGATAAAGCATCTGTGGTCACACCTATAGACTCTTGTTGATTTTAAACCTCATTTCATATGCAAAGTTATTTATCACTTCATCTCTAAGATCATAACGAATAGATTATAACAAGTTCTTCTGAAATCATTGATGCAAACTCACATACTTCTTTATCAAGAATAAGCTCATTCATGAGAATAGCATCTTTTGTCATGAGATTATGTATAAGTAATAACTATCATACAACCAAACACGCCTCTCATATAAGTTTAAAAATTAATCTTCATAAGGCTTAGGATCTGATTCGTGAGACTTTCTTCTTTATCTTCTAGACAAATTTAGATTTCTAACCTAATTTGTTGGATAGATCAAAGTTTGCATTTCAAAATCAACTTTTACTATCAATACTAATGATTTTAATGTGGATTTCTTTTAAGGATCTCAAGGATTTTATCAAGATTATCTCTCGACACCTTATCTATTCATGATCGTTATGTAAAATATATTTgatatatcaaataatattaCTTAGAAAGACTTTTTAACTCCTAAAAAATTTTGCTCTTTATCGTTGGTTACTCACTTGGCTTTTGCATATGACCTATTTATATTCTCTAATGTTGATATAATCTCTACTACTATTATTCATGATATTTTTTTGCTTATCATTCAGAGATATATATAAGTTCATGCaaatctagttttttttttttttttttgcattttgctCTAATGAGTTACAATAATCTATTTCTAAAACTCTTCGAATGCTTATTCCCAATCAATTTTTTTAGAGTTCCTCTTGCTACTAAGAAGATATCATTCAAGCCTACCTCTTATTAATTCTATTATGTCATAATACAAAATTGAATTTCTAGATTTGTTTCTCATGCGAGTTTTCTTAAGCGCATTAAGGTTGTTTTACTTGCTAAGATTATGTATTAGTGTTCCTTATTTCTATTTCCTCGGAATACAATGAATCAACTTGAACAACTTATGACTCATTTTCTTTGGTCTATCTTAAGAGCTTTTATAAGGTGTCTCGGAAAACTATTTATCATTCAAAAGATAAGGGGGGTCCTAGCATATGTAGGATATCTTCATTCAATTATGCTTGTCGCATGAGGTATTTATGGGTCATTGCTTCCAAGAATTCCTTAGGGGTCAAATAGATTTCTAATCAATATTTTAAgagataataaatataaattttatattttttaatatttgtttcttagaactttaaaaatatttttcgagtacTCGTAGGTATAGAGCATCTACATTCTTATGGTTAGACTCTTGATATCCCAAAGGTATTTTTCATCTCATGAGTTAACCTGTTGACTCGTGTTTTTGATATTAAACGTATCGAGTAATGAATACTTAATTATTATCTGTATGATTCTCTTTCGTATATAATATGAGATGAATTGAATGACATGATCAAATCTAGAGATCATCTATTTCAAAATTATTTACTCTTAAATTTATCTCAACAATTGTTCACAAGCTCTCGGAATCAACTAACAAAAACATAATTACAAGTTTTTACTAAGTTATAATGTTtttaataatacaaaaaatactataatataatagaaaaaaaggTTAATCGGATTGAATTAAATCGATCCCATTCGTGACTATCAAATCAAAGAGCTAAGAAAATACGAAGGAGGCATCTCCTCTAACAAAATTCTTTTAAAAAATCATCCATTATAATTTAtgttattaataatattataaaaatcaaatttataatataatgaaaaggAGTACGAGGGACACACCTTGATAGAATGAGACAATAGGATTTTCCTTCTCTTAAtccttataataaaaaaataacattcacacggttaaaatatttttaatagtaaAAAAAAGGAGTCGAAGACATTTGAAATCGATCAAGGATCTAATTCTCATTTTTCGGATCCAATCAACCAATTCCATCACGGTTTTATAAGCATATCAAATAAAGAATCTGAAATGCTGCTTGAACAAAGTTGTGAATAAATTGTATACGacatgatctaattctcatttttTACGATCCGATCGACCAATTCCATCATGATTTTATAAGCATGTCAAATAAAGAATCTGAAATGCTGCTTGTACACGACATGATCATCACATCTTCCACATCTCTTCCCAACACTTGCCAATCCCGTCCACCACCTTTTTCCTCTTGAAAACCCCTCTCAGCACCAGATCCCATGTGGCCATCTCCGGCACCAAAAACTTGCCCAGCATCACCACCACCATTTTCCCAGCGCCGCCCACCCTCCCCCTCTTAATCAGCCTCACCACTAGCCCATCCATAAACTCCCTCCCCTTTCCCCCGTCCTCCCCTCCCTCCACCAGGAGGGCTTTCAGAAATATGTCGCACGTCACCGGATCCGGGTCGCACCCGCGATCCAACATCCGGCCCAACAAGTCCATGGCCCAGCCCACGTTGCCCTCCTTCAGCAGCCCGTCGAACAGAACGTTGTAGGTGACGGCGTCCGGGTCTGCGTCCCCGCCGGCGAGCATGTCGTTGAGCAACCTCATCCCTCCGTCGGCCATCCCAGCCCCGCACAGCCCCTTGATCATGGAGGTGTAGGCGACCACGTCCGGGGCGCACCCGCGGCCCAGCATATGCTTCCACACCATCATCCCGTCCTTGAGCCTCCCGGCTTCGCACATGCCGTTGATGAGCACGCTGTAGCTGATGGCGTTGGGCTCGCACCCGCACCCCACCATCTCCTTCCAAGTCTCCAGCGCCCGCTCGACGTTGCCGGACTTGAAGTGGCCCCTCATCATGGCGCTGAAGGTCACCACGTTCGGGGAGCAGCCCTCCACGGTCATTTTGGCGAACGCCTCCTCTGCGGCCTCCATGCGGCCGTGGCGGCAGAGGCCGTCGATGAGGGCGGTGAAGAGGACCGCGTTGGGCCGCACCCCCTTGGACGCCATCGCCTCCCACACCCTCGCCGCCTGGTCCACGTCGCCGCAGCGGAAGAAGCCGGTGACGAGGGCGGAGTAGACGAATTCGTTGGGGCGGACGCCCCGCTGCTCCATCTGCTCGGCCACTTGGTGGGCGTCGGACGGGCGACCGAGCTCGACGAGGCCGTGGACGATGGCGCCGCAGGTGACCTCGTTGGGGGCGAGGCCGTCGCGGGCCATGCGATCGAGGAGGCGGAAGGCGGCGGCGAGGCGGCCATGACGGCAGAGTGCGTGGAGGACGGTGTTGTAGGTGGGGAGGGACGGGGGGCAGCCCTTGAGGAGCATGTAGCGGACAAGGTTTGTGGCGCGGGGAAGGTCGCCAGAGCGGCAGAGGGCAGCGATGACGGCGTTGAAGGCCGGGGCGGCGGGGGGGACACCGTCGAGGAGCATCTCGTCGAGAAGGGCGAGGGCGTCGGTGAGGTGGCCGGCGGCGGCAAGGGCAGCGATGAGGGTGGAGTAGGAGTAGGCGTCGGGGCGGAGGCCACGTAGTGGAAGGTGACGGAGGAGGTGAATGGCGCCGGGGAGGTCGCCGGAGCGGCAGAGGGACTTGAGGAGGAGATTGAAGGTAAGGAGGTTGGGAGCAAGGGAGGGGTGGCGACGGAcagcggaggagaagaaggaaagtGCGAGGCGGTGGTCGTGGTGGCCGCCGGGGGCGGAGAGGAGCGCGGAGAGGGCTGAGTTGAGGGAGCGAGCGGAGGGAGAGCAGCCGAAAGAGGGGAGCAGGCGGTGGAAGAGACGGACGGCAGCGAGGGGGCGGCCGGCGCGTCCCAGAGCGCGGAGGATGGGGATGAAGACGCGCTCGGAGAAGGGCCGGGGCCGCTCGCGGCGCATTCGGGCGAGGAGGCCGCGGAGGGCGGGGAGGTTCGGGGGCTCGCGGTCGGCATAGGCACGGGCGAGGGCGAGGTATGTGGCATCGCCCTGGGTGTAGCCGCCGGTGCGTCGGGCGGAGCGGAAGATCTCGTCGGCGAGGGGCGGGCCGGAGTCGCTTGCGCTGGCGTCGAAGTCGTTTTCGTTTCCATCGGAGTCGCATCCGCCTCGGCCAGCGGCAGGGGCGGAGGAGAGGGCTCGGCGGAGCTTGCTGGCAGCAGAGGGCCGTGAGAGATTGCTGGATAGCATAAATCGGGTGGATAGCGGGGTTTGAAGGGTCAAGGGCGAGGGGCATGGTTAGATTACGCGGAGCGATCGGGCATTGCTTGTCGCTGGTAGAAATAGTTAGGGTTTTATGTCGAACAGCCATCAAagggaaagagaggagaggaggagggagaaACTTGGGCCACTAATCCGGCCTGATTGGGCCTAATGAACCAGGCCTCATTATTTTAATCGTTTAATTACATTCCTACCACGGTGTCACACACCGTAAAAATCAAGCAGGTCCCCCCGCCTTCGGTTTCAAAAACCCCCAACAAACCTCGCTGGAGTCGTTTTCCTCCTCAATTATCCCGCCCTTCGATCTTCCCCCCAAAACCCTAACGTGCACCTTCTTATCGCTCTTTCCGATCTCATCTTTCTCTCGCTATGAATCGAAGGATTCGGAGCCCAAACGCTAAGCTCTCGGCCTCCCAGATCGAGGAGCGGCACCACCGGTTCCTAAAGCCCGGCGCCCTTGCGCGCCTCCGAGACTCCAGGATCAGCACTGCTAGATCGCCCCGATCCCTCTCCCACCCCCGCCTATCGCCCCCGTCCTTCCCCTCCTCTGCTTCGCCGCCCGCTGCTGCTCACGACTATGGAATTCCTTTCTTTGCCGCTCGGGCCCGCGGCCCGCGGTTCCCGCAGCGGAAGAAGCTCGCCGCCGCCAAGTCGATCTTCTTCGCTCCCTCGAGCCCGGAGTTCAACGAGTTCTTCTTGGACGCCTTCGGCACTGATATGGTTGCTGCTCATTAAGCTAGAAGGGTTTCCGCTGTGGATCTTCTTTCCTTCCGATCGTTTGGTTCGGATGTGCGTTGGGTTTGATAGATCGAGACTTAATAACAGCAGAGGTTGTGGTCTAGGGTAATTCTGTGTAGATCTGATGTGGGAAATGTAGAacattttttcttaaaaagagCTAACCTTTGTTCTCATTCTATAGGTGGATTACATCATGGCTTATTATTACTTCATGCTAAACAAGTTTCTGGTTCTGGTGATGTTTGTTAGAAACTATGTGCCTTTACTAGGCTTTTAAATCTGCAAAGTTGAGCTGATTTGATCGATTATTGGCAGCACCTGCATAATTAGTTTTTCATTTGTTTGATCAGAATGTTAATCACTTCTTCTGTTGCAGTTCTATCTATGAACTGGAGTTCGTAAGTTCTCTATCTATTTATGAATGGTTAATGTACAGTTGTAGAACAAACATTGGCTAGATCTTGTACTTACTTTCACCGACATACAGAAGCTGCTAGTTCTGACTCGTTAGGCTTTTTTCCTATTAAGCAAAGATACTGTTTCATTATTGCGTAATGAATGCTTGATTGATACTTGCGTGATTATATGCAACTATTTATGCCTCTGATGAGACACTCTAGAAAAGTGTTTGTTAATTGCAAGATTTATGGTCATCATTTTTCTTGTTACTGCAAGTTTAATTTGTTCTTCTGCTTTATGGTAACTTTTGGTATTTCCATCTGTTTAACAAAAGCACACACCACCAATCTTCTTGTGAGAAAAGTGATTAACATTCTTATAAATCGTTTGCAAGAACATCTCCGTATTTAAGATATTGTTGCTGGGATTAAATACTAGTAGAACTTTCAGGATAGTTGTCTACTCTTATTTGTTGTTTTCGTAAATAATAGTGCCCTTACATATTTGTATATTTTTACAAATGGGATGTGTTGTTTGATGGTTAAAAATATGTTCAAAGGTCTTGTTTAGTGACTACCAATCATGCAAAAGTATCTTATGTGTGACATCACTTAAACTATACTTATTACAAGAAAAGTTGGTAGTCTCAGCACATAGTCAAGATTATGCTGTCTAagctctattcatgttgtttaacTTTTGCAAACTGACTTGTTaaataaattatcttatcctatccttGAAGTTTTATCATTTTAAAGAGGTTAGACATTTCTGAAAAGCGCATTAATTCGGGGTTTGTTGTGATATGGTTTTAACTTATAGCAAGTTCCTTTCCTCTTCTCTATTCTCTAGTCAATAAATTATAATATGCACTCTAGTAGTCCTCTCAAGTGAACTAACTACCACAGTTTAATTTTTGAGAATAGTATTTTCAACCTGCGTAATTTCATCCAATCAACTCTTTAGAACCGTCTCTTTGGAGATCAATTAGCTAATACTATGCTTGGAATCTTGCCAATGTTGTTTAGATTCTTGCCTGCAATCTGTCAGCTTATCGAGTTATCATTATCTGATTAGAAAAGGCATCTCCATTATTACTGACCCATAGTGAGGTAAGTTGTTCCCTTTGTGCTTTTCTAGGTTCCACTGAAGCCTGAACATGACCAGCAACTTATTTCCACAACAGAAACACCTAATATATCTCATATAAGATCACTTGAAATACAATCCATTTCACTGCTATGTGATTCTCTTGTCTTGATCACCACCATGTTTCTTTTAGTGGATCTGCTCTGTGTACATTAAACACGAATCTGGTGTAGGCAAGGGACCTCCATTACTGGTCATGCCTCTGTATATCTTTTCTTATCGGGCGTGATGTTATGTCACAAGTTCCTTATTACTATGTATAGCCAATCGGTTTGTTAAGCTATTTTCTTGAGTGCTATTTTTCCAATTATCTTTACAACTCAATTTGTTGCAGGCTCTTGATTGCACTTTCACGGTCACTTATTTCCATTTTTGTTGAGTTTTGGTTCATGATACTGGATGTGGTTTTTCTTAATGGGCAAGTTCATACTGATTGAGTTATTCTACGAAACATTTATGGATTCATATTTGACTTCTATAAACTGTTTTAGTTTTTGGTAACTCCTGTTTCATTTTAATGTTTGCTTAAAGGGGATTAGACATCTGAATTATATATTAGCATAGTTATATAAATTTGCACGGAAGAAGTTGCCACATAAACAGTTCAGATTCCTCTTATTTGTACTAAAAGGAGATGAAAATTTGAATGCTTCCATTCATGTTGCCTTACTATGACTTTCATAACCTACATTGGCTTAGCACTTTATGGTAAACATGCTTAAATGGCAGCATATGACATGTTAATTGCTTATTCAATCTACAAACTCACTGGTTTCATAGACACCTTGATGTATGTCTCTGATGCACTGTCTATTTTGTAAATGCGAATTGCAGGCTTTCCTTTCAAAGACCATTGGTTCTAGCTTTTCCACAATTAAATGAGCATCTCCAATGTTCTCTACAATTTTCAGTTATGCAGATGAGAAGAATTTGCTGCTCCAACTATAGTGAGTGTGGAGAATTTTGCTTTAACTACCACTAAGGACATGATATTGCTTTCCTTTATACACAAACATTTTTTTCTGAATATGCTAGTAAGTTTCTTACAGTTGGTTGAATGTATCAGTAAGGTGCCGTTGCAGTTTAATCTGGGGATACATTTGTTCAATGTGATGATTCATTTTCTTTCATCATTTGTGCATTGTCACTATGCAAGAGATATGAGTCCtgtatgtttgtatatatctaaaaaatatatatgtttccCTCTATACAAAAACTCTGCTGTTCATCTTGTACGTTTGTTTATCCAGGTTTTTACCTCCACATCTTTGATGTCATTTTGGTCAAGAACAATATGCTAGTTGTTTCCATCTTTTACTTATATAATTACCTGATCCAATGTTTTTGTGCTGTAGGAATTCATAGCCAGTCACAGTTCAGATGCAAGGATTCCCTGGAACATTTCTGTATTGATTTGGTGACATCGATAAAGCCTGCCCTGTGAAGTATGGGTATCCATAAAGCGATCCGTGGGGAGTCAACTGAGTGGTCGCACAAGGTGAAATGCTTGCCAGCGGGGGAGTAGACAATGAGGGCATGGCTTGACTAACTGCATGTTATCCTTATTAGGATGCTGATGTTCAATAAAAACACATTGGATGCCTACTGAAATTACTACAAGAATCTAACAAAAAGAAGTTTCAAGAAATTTGAGCAAGCTAGGTCTGAACAACTGCAGAGGATGCTGATGTTCAACCATAAAACATTGGCTTTCTACTGTCTTTGCAGCTACCAAAAAGAAGCTTAAAGAAATCTGTACAAGCCAGGAAGGTAATATGTAGTAAGACCATCTAAACTTTTCTTTATCTGCTGGTGTTGCTTTGATCTCCTGATCCTATGGTTCATATAATGTGCCCGGTAGGGTCATCCTTCACTTTCAAAACAGTATACTGTTGGTTGTCACTGTTTTTAGAGCGTACTTCAACTAATCACCGGATTGTTTTGGCTTTCTTGAACGATATTCATGAAAATTGTGCTGTGGTGTTCCCTCGTTCAATTGCAAATGATGGAGTCAATGCCCTTTCTTAGTTAAATTGGACTTGTTTTTAATCCATCTTCTTGCATATGAAATTATTGTTTAACATTTACTGTATTGCTCTTTGA
It encodes the following:
- the LOC135652708 gene encoding uncharacterized protein LOC135652708 — its product is MNRRIRSPNAKLSASQIEERHHRFLKPGALARLRDSRISTARSPRSLSHPRLSPPSFPSSASPPAAAHDYGIPFFAARARGPRFPQRKKLAAAKSIFFAPSSPEFNEFFLDAFGTDMVAAH
- the LOC135652707 gene encoding pentatricopeptide repeat-containing protein At4g20090-like is translated as MLSSNLSRPSAASKLRRALSSAPAAGRGGCDSDGNENDFDASASDSGPPLADEIFRSARRTGGYTQGDATYLALARAYADREPPNLPALRGLLARMRRERPRPFSERVFIPILRALGRAGRPLAAVRLFHRLLPSFGCSPSARSLNSALSALLSAPGGHHDHRLALSFFSSAVRRHPSLAPNLLTFNLLLKSLCRSGDLPGAIHLLRHLPLRGLRPDAYSYSTLIAALAAAGHLTDALALLDEMLLDGVPPAAPAFNAVIAALCRSGDLPRATNLVRYMLLKGCPPSLPTYNTVLHALCRHGRLAAAFRLLDRMARDGLAPNEVTCGAIVHGLVELGRPSDAHQVAEQMEQRGVRPNEFVYSALVTGFFRCGDVDQAARVWEAMASKGVRPNAVLFTALIDGLCRHGRMEAAEEAFAKMTVEGCSPNVVTFSAMMRGHFKSGNVERALETWKEMVGCGCEPNAISYSVLINGMCEAGRLKDGMMVWKHMLGRGCAPDVVAYTSMIKGLCGAGMADGGMRLLNDMLAGGDADPDAVTYNVLFDGLLKEGNVGWAMDLLGRMLDRGCDPDPVTCDIFLKALLVEGGEDGGKGREFMDGLVVRLIKRGRVGGAGKMVVVMLGKFLVPEMATWDLVLRGVFKRKKVVDGIGKCWEEMWKM